Genomic segment of Erythrobacter sp. BLCC-B19:
ATGTCGCGGGTCTTGGCGGCTTCGCGGCTCGCACGGGCGAGAATGTCGCCCGCTTCGACCATCTGACCATCCTCGACCGACAGCGTGGTGCCCGGAGCGAGCATATAGCGCGCCGCTTCGGTTTCGCCGCTGCCTTCCGCCAGAAGGGTGAGCCGCGGACGCAGATCTTCCTTCTTCTTGCGGCCGGTGGCGCGGTTTTCGGTGACCACGCGCTGGGCGATGCCGGTGGCATCATCCATCTGTTCCTCGAGCGTGATGCCCTCGGCCAGATCCTGATACTTCACCACACCCGACTGTTCGGTGATGATCGGCAGGGTGAACGGGTCCCACTCGGCGAGACGATCGCCGACCTTGACCTGATCGCCATCCTTGAACTTCAGCACCGTCCCGTAAGGCACCTTGTGCATCTCGCGCTCGCGCCCTTCGGCGTCGATCACGGCCAGCTCGCCGTTACGGGCGAGGCTGAGGATGCGGCCCTGCTTGTCGGTGATGGTCGGCATATCGCGGAATTCGATACGGCCTTCCGAAATCGCCTCGAGGTGCGAGGTTTCGTTGAGCTGCGCCGCGCCGCCGATGTGGAAGGTCCGCATCGTCAGCTGGGTGCCAGGCTCGCCGATCGACTGCGCCGCGATGACGCCCACCGCTTCGCCGATGTTCACCGGGGTCCCGCGGGCAAGGTCACGGCCATAGCAAGTCGCGCAGACGCCCTGTTCGGCTTCGCAGATCAGCGGCGAGCGAATCTTGGCCGACTGCACTTCAGCCGCCTCGATCGCCTTGACCATCGCTTCGTCGAGCAGGGTGCCCGCCGGAACGATCACTTCGCCGGTCGCCGCGTTGACGATGTCTTCCGCGACCGTGCGGCCGAGAATACGCTCGCCAAGCGAGGCGATCACCGAACCGCCCTGCACGATGGCGCGCATTTCGAGCGCGTTCTGCGTGCCGCAATCTTCCTCGACGATGACGCAATCCTGCGACACGTCGACGAGACGGCGGGTGAGGTAACCCGAGTTCGCGGTCTTCAGCGCGGTGTCCGCGAGACCCTTACGGGCGCCGTGGGTCGAGTTGAAGTATTCAAGAACGGTCAGACCTTCCTTGAAGTTCGAGATGATCGGGGTCTCGATGATCTCGCCCGAAGGCTTGGCCATCAGACCGCGCATCCCGGCAAGCTGCTTCATCTGCGCCGGGCTACCACGCGCCCCGGAGTGGCTCATCATGTAGATCGAGTTGATCTGGGCTTCCTTGCCCGTCTCGCTGTCGATCGGCTGCGCCTTGATCTCGGCCATCATCGCGTCGGCGACCATGTCACCGCACTTCGACCAGGCGTCGATCACCTTGTTGTACTTTTCCTGCTGGGTGATGAGACCGTCCTGGTACTGCTGCTCGTAACCGGCAACCAGTTCCTTGGTCTCCTCGACCAGCTTCTCCTTGGCGTCGGGGATGATCATGTCATCCTTGCCGAAGCTGATCCCGGCGCGGAACGCGTGGCGGAAGCCCAGCGCCATGATGGCGTCGGCGAACAGCACCGTGTCCTTCTGGCCGGTGTGACGATACACCTGGTCGATCACGTCGCCGATCTCGCGCTTGGTGAGCAGGCGGTTGATGATGTCGAAGGGCACCTTGTGGTTCTTCGGCAGGCACTCGCCGATCAGCATACGACCGGGGGTGGTGACGAAGCGCTTCATCGACACCACGCCGTTCTCGTCGGCCTGCGGAACGCGGGCGATGATGCGGGTGTGGAGCGTGACCGCCTTGGTTTCGAGCGCCTGGTGCACTTCGGCCATGTCGCTGAAGCGCGGGAGCTTCTCGATCTTGGTGCCGTCGGCTTCCTCGATGTATTCGGGGTGCTTCTCCTGCCGCTCCATCGAGAGGTAGTAGATCCCCAGAACCATGTCCTGCGAAGGCACGATGATTGGCTTGCCGTTGGCGGGCGAGAGGATGTTGTTGGTCGACATCATCAGCACGCGCGCTTCGAGCTGGGCTTCGAGGCTGAGCGGCACGTGGACCGCCATCTGGTCACCGTCGAAGTCGGCGTTGAAGGCCGAGCAGACCAGCGGGTGCAGCTGGATCGCCTTGCCCTCGATCAGCACGGGCTCGAATGCCTGGATGCCCAGACGGTGGAGCGTCGGCGCGCGGTTCAGGAGAACCGGGTGCTCGCGGATCACCTCGTCGAGGATGTCCCAGACTTCCTTGCGCTCCTTCTCGACCCACTTCTTGGCCTGCTTGAGGGTCATCGACAGACCCTTGGCATCCAGACGCGCGTAGATGAACGGCTTGAACAGCTCGAGCGCCATCTTCTTGGGCAGGCCGCACTGGTGCAGCTTGAGCTCAGGCCCGGTCACGATCACCGAACGGCCCGAATAGTCGACGCGCTTGCCGAGCAGGTTCTGGCGGAAACGGCCCTGCTTGCCCTTGAGCATGTCGGAGAGCGACTTGAGCGGACGCTTGTTCGCGCCGGTAATGACGCGGCCACGGCGACCGTTGTCGAACAGCGCGTCGACCGCTTCCTGCAGCATGCGCTTTTCGTTGCGCACGATGATGTCGGGCGCGCGCAGCTCGATCAGGCGCTTCAGACGGTTGTTGCGGTTGATGACGCGGCGGTAAAGGTCATTGAGGTCGGAGGTCGCGAAGCGGCCACCATCCAGCGGCACCAGCGGGCGCAGTTCGGGCGGGATGACCGGGATCACTTCGAGGATCATCCATTCCGGGCGGTTGCCGGATTCGATGAAGCTTTCGACGACCTTGAGGCGCTTGATGATCTTCTTGGGCTTGAGGGCGGACTTGGTGGTGGCAAGCTCGTCCATCAGCGCTTCGCGCTCGGCTTCGAGGTCGAGCTGCATCAGCATGGTGCGCACGGCTTCCGCGCCGATGTCGGCGGTGAAGGCGTCCTCGCCATATTCGTCCTGCGCTTCGAGGAGTTCATCCTCGGTCAGCAGCTGGTACTTCTCGAGCGGGGTCAGGCCCGGTTCGGTGACGATGTAGCTTTCGAAGTAAAGCACGCGCTCGAGCTGCTTCAGCTGCATGTCGAGCAGCAGGCCGATGCGCGAGGGCAGCGACTTCAGGAACCAGATGTGCGCGACGGGCGCGGCCAGTTCGATGTGGCCCATGCGCTCGCGGCGGACCTTGGTCACGGTGACTTCGACGCCGCACTTTTCGCAGACGACGCCCTTGTACTTCATGCGCTTGTACTTGCCGCACAGGCACTCGTAGTCCTTCACGGGGCCGAAAATGCGCGCGCAGAACAACCCGTCACGCTCCGGCTTGAAGGTGCGGTAGTTGATCGTCTCGGGCTTCTTGATCTCGCCATAGGACCACGAGCGGATGCGCTCCGGCGAGGCGATGCCGATCTGGATCTGGTCGAAGGTTTCGGGCTTCGCCAGCTGGTTGGTGAATTTGGTCAGGTCGTTCATGACTGTGTTCCCTTAGGGGGATGAAATTCGTTTGCGGCGGTGACGGGGGGCGATTTCCGCCCCCGCGCCCCTTATTCCGCTGCCTCCAGCATCTCGCCGTCGTCGTCCTCGTCGAGGATCGACTTCAGTTCGACGTTGAGGCCGAGGCTGCGCATTTCCTTGACGAGCACGTTGAAGCTCTCGGGAATGCCGGCCTCGAAGGTGTCGTCGCCCTTGACGATCGCTTCGTAGACCTTGGTGCGGCCGACCACGTCGTCGGACTTCACCGTCAGCATTTCCTGCAAGGTGTAGGCCGCGCCGTAGGCCTGGAGCGCCCAGACCTCCATTTCCCCGAAGCGCTGGCCGCCGAACTGCGCCTTGCCGCCCAGCGGCTGCTGGGTGACGAGCGAGTAAGGGCCGATCGAACGGGCGTGGATCTTGTCGTCGACCAGGTGGTGGAGCTTCAGCATGTAGATGATGCCCACGGTCACCTTGCGGTCGAACGCCTCGCCGGTGCGGCCGTCATAAAGGACGCTCTGGCCCGAGGAATCGATCCCCGCCTTGACCAGCATATCCGAAACGTCGGCTTCACGCGCGCCGTCGAACACCGGAGTACCCATCGGCACACCCGCCGAGAGGTTGCCGGCGAGTTCGACGATATCGGCGGTCGAGCGGCTTTCGAGATCCTCGACATACTGCTCGCCGTAGATGTCCTTCAGACGATCCAGCACGGCAGCTGGCGGGGCGACATTGGCGTAATCGCGCGCTGCATTCGGATTGGCAGCGTGCCATTCGTCCAGCATCCCCTTGATCTCGTGCCCGAGCGCGCGCGCGGCAAAGCCAAGGTGCGTCTCGAAGATCTGCCCGACGTTCATGCGCGACGGCACGCCCAGCGGGTTGAGCACGAGGTCAACGTGTGTCCCGTCGGCGAGGAACGGCATGTCCTCGATCGGCAGGATGCGGCTGATGACACCCTTGTTCCCGTGACGGCCGGCCATCTTGTCGCCCGGCTGCAGCTTGCGCTTCACCGCGACGAAGACCTTGACCATCTTGAGCACGCCCGGCGCGAGTTCGTCACCACGCTCCAGCTTTTCCTTGCGGTCATGGAACTTGGCATCGATCACCGCGACGGCTTCGTCGTACTGGGTCTTGACCGCTTCGATCTGCGCCTGACGGCTGTCGTCGGCGACCGCGAACTTGAACCATTCGTGGCGGTCGACCTCTTCCAGCATCTCGGCCGTGATCTCGGCGCCCTTCTTCAGCCCCTTGGGTGCTGCCGAAGCGGTCTGACCGATCAGCATATCCTTGAGACGGTTGTAGGTCGCACGGTTGAGGATGTTGCGCTCGTCCGCGGCGTCCTTGCGCAGGCGTTCGATTTCCTCGTTCTGGATCGCACGCGTACGGTCGTCGATCTCGATCCCGTGGCGGTTGAACACCCGGACTTCGACGATGGTGCCCGCCACGCCCGGGGGCAGACGCAGCGAGGTGTCACGCACGTCGCTCGCCTTTTCGCCGAAGATCGCGCGCAGCAGCTTTTCTTCCGGGGTCATCGGCGATTCACCCTTGGGGGTGATCTTGCCGACGAGGATGTCGCCCGGGTGAACTTCCGCACCGATATAGACGATGCCCGCTTCGTCGAGGTTGCGCAGGGCTTCCTCGCCGACGTTGGGAATGTCGCGGGTGATGTCTTCCGGCCCGAGCTTGGTGTCGCGGGCCATGACTTCGAACTCCTCGATGTGGATCGAGGTGAAGACGTCGTCCTTCACGATGCGTTCGCTGATCAGGATCGAGTCTTCGTAGTTGTAGCCATTCCACGGCATGAACGCGACGAGGCTGTTCTTGCCCAGCGCGAGTTCACCCAGATCGGTCGAGGGACCGTCAGCGATGATGTCGCCCTGTTCGATCACGTCACCCACCTTCACCAGCGGACGCTGGTTGATGCAGGTGTTCTGGTTCGAACGCTGGAACTTCTGCAGGGTGTAGATGTCCACGCCCGACTGGCCGGGTTCGACATCGCCGATCGCGCGGATCACGATACGGGTCGCGTCGACCTGGTCGACGATCCCGCCGCGCTTGGCGGCAATCGCCGCGCCCGAATCGCGCGCCACGGTTTCTTCCATGCCGGTGCCGACCCACGGCGCTTCCGCCTTCACGAGCGGTACGGCCTGACGCTGCATGTTCGAGCCCATCAGCGCGCGGTTGGCGTCATCGTTTTCGAGGAACGGGATCAGCGAGGCCGCAACCGAGACGAGCTGCTTGGGGCTCACGTCCATCAGCGTGATCTGCTCGCGCGGCGCCATCAGGTTGTCGCCGTTGTGACGCGCCGAGACCAGCTCTTCGACGAAGCTGCCATCCGCGTTCAGTTCAGCCGAGGCCTGCGCAACGGTGTGCTTCTGCTCCTCCATTGCGGAGAGGTAGATCACGTCCGCCGTCACCTTGCCGTCGATGACCTTGCGATACGGGGTTTCGATGAAGCCGTACTTGTTGACGCGGCTGAAGCTCGCGAGCGAGTTGATCAGACCGATGTTCGGGCCTTCCGGCGTTTCGATCGGGCAGATGCGGCCATAGTGCGTCGGGTGAACGTCGCGGACTTCGAAGCCGGCGCGCTCGCGGGTGAGACCACCCGGCCCGAGCGCCGAAACGCGGCGCTTGTGGGTGACTTCCGAAAGCGGGTTGGTCTGGTCCATGAACTGCGAAAGCTGCGAGGAGCCGAAGAACTCGCGCACCGCAGCCACTGCGGGCTTGGCGTTGATGA
This window contains:
- the rpoC gene encoding DNA-directed RNA polymerase subunit beta', with the translated sequence MNDLTKFTNQLAKPETFDQIQIGIASPERIRSWSYGEIKKPETINYRTFKPERDGLFCARIFGPVKDYECLCGKYKRMKYKGVVCEKCGVEVTVTKVRRERMGHIELAAPVAHIWFLKSLPSRIGLLLDMQLKQLERVLYFESYIVTEPGLTPLEKYQLLTEDELLEAQDEYGEDAFTADIGAEAVRTMLMQLDLEAEREALMDELATTKSALKPKKIIKRLKVVESFIESGNRPEWMILEVIPVIPPELRPLVPLDGGRFATSDLNDLYRRVINRNNRLKRLIELRAPDIIVRNEKRMLQEAVDALFDNGRRGRVITGANKRPLKSLSDMLKGKQGRFRQNLLGKRVDYSGRSVIVTGPELKLHQCGLPKKMALELFKPFIYARLDAKGLSMTLKQAKKWVEKERKEVWDILDEVIREHPVLLNRAPTLHRLGIQAFEPVLIEGKAIQLHPLVCSAFNADFDGDQMAVHVPLSLEAQLEARVLMMSTNNILSPANGKPIIVPSQDMVLGIYYLSMERQEKHPEYIEEADGTKIEKLPRFSDMAEVHQALETKAVTLHTRIIARVPQADENGVVSMKRFVTTPGRMLIGECLPKNHKVPFDIINRLLTKREIGDVIDQVYRHTGQKDTVLFADAIMALGFRHAFRAGISFGKDDMIIPDAKEKLVEETKELVAGYEQQYQDGLITQQEKYNKVIDAWSKCGDMVADAMMAEIKAQPIDSETGKEAQINSIYMMSHSGARGSPAQMKQLAGMRGLMAKPSGEIIETPIISNFKEGLTVLEYFNSTHGARKGLADTALKTANSGYLTRRLVDVSQDCVIVEEDCGTQNALEMRAIVQGGSVIASLGERILGRTVAEDIVNAATGEVIVPAGTLLDEAMVKAIEAAEVQSAKIRSPLICEAEQGVCATCYGRDLARGTPVNIGEAVGVIAAQSIGEPGTQLTMRTFHIGGAAQLNETSHLEAISEGRIEFRDMPTITDKQGRILSLARNGELAVIDAEGREREMHKVPYGTVLKFKDGDQVKVGDRLAEWDPFTLPIITEQSGVVKYQDLAEGITLEEQMDDATGIAQRVVTENRATGRKKKEDLRPRLTLLAEGSGETEAARYMLAPGTTLSVEDGQMVEAGDILARASREAAKTRDITGGLPRVAELFEARMPKDVSVIAKISGRIEFVREYKAKRKIAIIPEEGDPVEYLIPKTKVIDVQEGDYVKKGDTLISGSPNPHDILEVMGVEALAEYLVDEIQEVYRLQGVKINDKHIEVIVRQMLQKVEITDGGDTTLLPGEQVDLAEMLEINGKLAKGKQGASGTPVLLGITKASLQTRSFISAASFQETTRVLTQAAVEGKKDTLIGLKENVIVGRLIPAGTGAGMNRLRVTANSRDAALKAAWKKQQEALSASGQREVEPEADAIGSEEKMKAAMAAMAASAPAAEVEDDGEE
- the rpoB gene encoding DNA-directed RNA polymerase subunit beta, with amino-acid sequence MATKAKPPVTRSRKAQGTAKKRIRKIFGDIHEVVQMPNLIEVQRESYEQFLRSDKATGYVSGLEKTLRSVFPIRDFAGTAELDFVHYELEEPKYDTTECRQRGITYAAPMKVTLRLIVFEVDSETETRSVLDIKEQDVYMGDMPLMTENGTFIINGTERVIVSQMHRSPGVLFDHDRGKTHSSGKLLFAARVIPYRGSWLDFEFDAKDIVNVRIDRKRKLPVTALLYSLGLDAEDILGYFYNTVTWDRAKDGWKIPFVAEQWRNAKPTFALVDAATGEEVFPAGQKISPRAANKAAKDGLTELLLPTEEVVSRYAAADMIDESTGRIYIEAGDEVTLEHVDILDKAGIDRLPLLDIDEINTGPWIRNTLKADKAENRDEGLEAIYKVMRPGEPPTKETAEALFEGLFFDAERYDLSAVGRVKLNMRLGLECEDTITTLRKEDILAVVKELVGLKDGKGEVDDIDNLGNRRVRSVGELLENQYRVGLLRMERAVKERMSSVDVSTVMPNDLINAKPAVAAVREFFGSSQLSQFMDQTNPLSEVTHKRRVSALGPGGLTRERAGFEVRDVHPTHYGRICPIETPEGPNIGLINSLASFSRVNKYGFIETPYRKVIDGKVTADVIYLSAMEEQKHTVAQASAELNADGSFVEELVSARHNGDNLMAPREQITLMDVSPKQLVSVAASLIPFLENDDANRALMGSNMQRQAVPLVKAEAPWVGTGMEETVARDSGAAIAAKRGGIVDQVDATRIVIRAIGDVEPGQSGVDIYTLQKFQRSNQNTCINQRPLVKVGDVIEQGDIIADGPSTDLGELALGKNSLVAFMPWNGYNYEDSILISERIVKDDVFTSIHIEEFEVMARDTKLGPEDITRDIPNVGEEALRNLDEAGIVYIGAEVHPGDILVGKITPKGESPMTPEEKLLRAIFGEKASDVRDTSLRLPPGVAGTIVEVRVFNRHGIEIDDRTRAIQNEEIERLRKDAADERNILNRATYNRLKDMLIGQTASAAPKGLKKGAEITAEMLEEVDRHEWFKFAVADDSRQAQIEAVKTQYDEAVAVIDAKFHDRKEKLERGDELAPGVLKMVKVFVAVKRKLQPGDKMAGRHGNKGVISRILPIEDMPFLADGTHVDLVLNPLGVPSRMNVGQIFETHLGFAARALGHEIKGMLDEWHAANPNAARDYANVAPPAAVLDRLKDIYGEQYVEDLESRSTADIVELAGNLSAGVPMGTPVFDGAREADVSDMLVKAGIDSSGQSVLYDGRTGEAFDRKVTVGIIYMLKLHHLVDDKIHARSIGPYSLVTQQPLGGKAQFGGQRFGEMEVWALQAYGAAYTLQEMLTVKSDDVVGRTKVYEAIVKGDDTFEAGIPESFNVLVKEMRSLGLNVELKSILDEDDDGEMLEAAE